A single genomic interval of Syntrophaceae bacterium harbors:
- a CDS encoding type II secretion system protein, with amino-acid sequence MKRNTGFTLIEIMVSLVLVGLIASIAGTSVITATRSYVFARENNAITQKAQLALNRLTREIIELSDVRDASATCMVYESPYGRRAVALVGGTVRLFTDYAYTACPTTGGDVLVDGVQAFSILYNPNPGGTVSLWSMGQDVKNLFAVNIQFALARPDTGGTVPFFTTVSPRNNNNSGGGPLPTAASPPPEYRDKQCFVTTAAYGDADHPVVEVLRRFRDRVLLPTGAGQALVRFYYEIGPPLAAAIEDKPAACMLVRLLITPMAGFAFLALTCPVIIPFIFLLSFGVARLSARALARRSPRLKARLQGQRGAMLVTLIAALVVFSALGAVMIGMFGTSALSQVAGNNAMKAYYLAESGFRYAASRYIAVDLGNEAANEAAREALLENELHAKTFSLGSDGAFRLDVYPYYYKSTQPPSGHELTTKVFGGIPVDGTDFNSGSWVKVQRPDNVITYNRISGVSTLEPNTVRFYQIDASGNILSWDSAYGVGSTITPVCIPDRNVNSLRLIGPDSNGQYDLAFVSGTGARAFPEKNGIFTVKFQGEASPRVLAYRQRDLASNRLKGITDPNGGSLPTGPMVDPGTTAPYQNFVELTKFVRLESTGTIGTGASAVSRKVTYYTPIGYAKAQPEPKKKFQDKMLDFANWYTGDNIGRIGTLRAGTSYGSTMRVDTLQTTNTTPTDSCLRFREFQVGLNLAAARLESGEIIYPAIQQEWLRAGNYLSYDLEMKSFYTLITPNVRHALGITFRLDEQGNAMGFTYARGVPGFDQYGCDNDGIPFGFLGNIPGYVNYTPILLVWTKEYAKKEVNPQLEPSPHSIEPLTIADPPPVGRGTYAFVTNQTFWRNGDRVRFINTGGALPAGITAGRDYYIRKIESGGLTYLYLFSTLEGAVTFDRNWPGLVDITDYGTGTTTVIVQDPIFTKLAHQVLTSGNEYYQIMTSSFLDSFATFTARIIEAPSVSFVGGGGTAAREIRSGETVYQTANNLPGGPVNAKYRVMRSPLYRSAKSGSRLWSSGSEQGVLLLERISGEPLSNPSTAPFTAGSKIFVGEPPGGTDAGTVGVPGGVSDEVFRRRDNWLMFYVGDQDGNAPADVNPFNNYRGPILRNSVLWPPDSPEETVINTDNFTLLRFGDYLNTSLSCRVNGLVRTGGYCLTGFFTKDNTGPAGDVLRFASPDGALFHSPQSGVVFPTGRSEIGLHAFGNDAHFTEFDDFALQFGPGYGITRQGFLLPIQQ; translated from the coding sequence ATGAAAAGAAACACGGGCTTCACCCTCATCGAGATCATGGTTTCGCTCGTCCTCGTGGGGCTGATTGCGTCGATTGCCGGCACATCGGTCATAACGGCCACGAGGAGCTACGTCTTCGCCCGGGAGAACAATGCCATCACCCAGAAGGCCCAGCTGGCGCTCAACCGCCTGACCCGCGAGATCATCGAGCTCTCCGACGTCCGGGACGCCAGCGCCACGTGCATGGTGTACGAAAGCCCCTACGGCAGACGTGCCGTGGCACTCGTGGGCGGCACGGTCCGTCTGTTCACCGATTACGCGTACACGGCCTGTCCGACGACCGGGGGTGATGTCCTCGTCGACGGGGTGCAGGCGTTCTCGATCCTCTACAACCCGAACCCGGGAGGCACGGTGAGCCTCTGGAGCATGGGGCAGGACGTCAAGAATCTCTTTGCGGTGAACATTCAATTCGCCCTGGCACGTCCCGACACGGGCGGGACCGTCCCCTTCTTCACGACCGTGTCGCCCCGCAACAACAACAACTCGGGCGGCGGCCCCCTGCCCACAGCCGCGTCCCCACCTCCCGAGTACAGAGACAAGCAGTGCTTCGTCACCACCGCCGCATACGGCGATGCGGATCACCCCGTCGTCGAGGTCTTGAGGCGGTTCAGGGACAGGGTTCTCCTGCCGACGGGCGCGGGGCAGGCCCTCGTCCGTTTCTATTACGAAATCGGGCCGCCGCTTGCCGCGGCGATCGAGGACAAGCCGGCTGCCTGCATGCTCGTTCGGCTCCTGATCACGCCGATGGCGGGGTTTGCCTTCCTGGCTCTCACCTGTCCGGTGATCATCCCCTTTATCTTCCTCCTGTCCTTCGGGGTTGCCCGCCTGAGCGCAAGGGCGCTTGCGCGGCGATCCCCGCGATTGAAGGCACGCCTGCAGGGCCAGCGCGGGGCCATGCTCGTCACCCTGATTGCGGCCTTGGTGGTCTTTTCGGCCCTCGGCGCCGTGATGATCGGGATGTTCGGCACGTCGGCCCTGAGCCAGGTGGCGGGCAACAACGCCATGAAGGCCTACTACCTCGCGGAATCGGGGTTCCGCTATGCCGCCAGCCGCTACATCGCCGTGGACCTGGGAAACGAGGCGGCCAACGAGGCGGCGCGGGAAGCCCTCCTGGAGAATGAACTGCACGCAAAGACGTTCTCCCTGGGCAGCGACGGCGCGTTCCGGCTTGACGTCTATCCCTACTATTACAAGTCGACGCAGCCCCCTTCCGGACATGAGCTCACGACGAAGGTCTTTGGCGGTATCCCTGTAGATGGAACCGATTTCAACTCGGGAAGCTGGGTGAAAGTCCAGAGACCAGACAACGTGATCACGTACAACCGCATCTCCGGCGTGAGCACCCTGGAGCCCAACACGGTGCGCTTCTACCAGATCGATGCGAGCGGAAACATCCTGAGCTGGGATTCCGCGTACGGGGTGGGGTCGACGATCACCCCCGTCTGCATCCCCGACCGGAACGTGAACAGCCTGCGGCTCATCGGCCCGGACAGCAACGGGCAATATGATCTGGCGTTTGTGTCGGGCACGGGGGCCCGGGCCTTCCCGGAGAAGAACGGGATCTTCACGGTGAAGTTCCAGGGCGAGGCGAGCCCGAGGGTCCTCGCCTACAGGCAGCGGGACCTTGCGAGCAACCGTCTCAAAGGCATCACAGACCCCAACGGGGGCAGCCTGCCGACAGGACCGATGGTTGACCCGGGCACCACCGCCCCCTATCAGAACTTCGTCGAGCTCACGAAGTTTGTCCGCCTGGAGTCAACAGGCACTATAGGCACCGGAGCCTCGGCCGTCAGCCGGAAGGTGACCTACTACACGCCCATCGGGTACGCGAAGGCACAGCCCGAACCGAAGAAGAAGTTCCAAGACAAGATGCTGGATTTTGCGAACTGGTACACGGGGGACAACATCGGGCGCATCGGCACCCTGAGGGCCGGGACGAGCTACGGCTCGACGATGCGGGTCGACACCCTGCAGACCACAAATACCACTCCCACGGACAGCTGCCTGCGGTTCCGGGAGTTCCAGGTCGGACTCAATCTGGCGGCAGCGCGCCTCGAGTCCGGGGAAATCATCTATCCGGCGATCCAGCAGGAGTGGCTCCGTGCCGGCAACTACCTGAGCTACGACCTGGAGATGAAGTCGTTCTACACGTTGATTACCCCGAACGTTCGCCATGCCCTTGGAATTACCTTCCGCCTGGACGAGCAGGGCAACGCCATGGGGTTCACCTACGCCAGGGGGGTACCCGGGTTCGACCAATACGGCTGTGACAACGACGGCATCCCCTTCGGTTTCCTGGGGAACATTCCGGGCTATGTGAACTACACGCCGATCCTGCTCGTCTGGACGAAGGAGTACGCCAAGAAGGAGGTCAACCCCCAGCTCGAGCCCAGCCCGCACTCCATCGAGCCCTTGACCATTGCCGACCCGCCGCCCGTGGGCAGGGGGACCTATGCCTTCGTCACGAACCAGACGTTCTGGCGAAACGGCGACCGGGTCCGGTTCATCAACACCGGCGGGGCCCTTCCCGCGGGGATCACGGCGGGCCGCGATTACTACATCCGTAAAATCGAGTCCGGCGGGCTGACGTACCTGTACCTCTTCAGCACTCTGGAGGGGGCCGTGACGTTCGATCGCAATTGGCCGGGGCTCGTGGACATCACGGACTACGGCACGGGGACGACGACGGTTATCGTCCAGGACCCCATATTCACGAAGCTTGCCCACCAGGTGCTGACGTCGGGCAACGAGTACTATCAAATCATGACCTCTTCTTTCCTGGACAGCTTTGCGACCTTCACGGCCCGGATCATCGAGGCGCCCTCTGTCTCGTTCGTCGGCGGCGGCGGCACGGCGGCCCGGGAGATCCGCAGCGGAGAGACCGTCTACCAGACTGCGAACAACCTGCCGGGCGGCCCGGTAAATGCGAAGTACCGCGTGATGCGGAGCCCCCTGTATCGGTCGGCCAAGTCGGGCAGCCGCCTGTGGTCTTCCGGTTCGGAGCAGGGGGTGCTCCTGCTGGAGCGGATCTCGGGTGAGCCTCTCTCGAACCCCTCTACGGCGCCCTTCACCGCGGGCTCGAAGATTTTCGTCGGCGAGCCTCCGGGCGGGACCGATGCGGGAACCGTTGGTGTTCCCGGGGGCGTGAGCGACGAGGTCTTCCGCCGGCGCGACAACTGGCTCATGTTCTACGTGGGGGATCAGGACGGCAATGCCCCTGCGGATGTCAACCCCTTCAACAACTATCGAGGCCCCATCCTGCGGAACTCGGTGCTGTGGCCGCCGGACAGCCCGGAAGAGACCGTGATCAACACGGACAACTTCACTCTCCTGCGTTTCGGCGATTACCTCAACACCTCCCTCAGCTGCAGGGTCAATGGCTTGGTTCGCACGGGCGGCTACTGCCTGACGGGCTTCTTCACGAAGGACAACACCGGGCCTGCGGGAGACGTGCTGCGCTTCGCGAGTCCCGACGGGGCCCTTTTCCACAGCCCGCAGAGCGGCGTTGTCTTCCCGACGGGCCGCTCCGAAATCGGCTTGCACGCCTTTGGGAATGATGCACACTTTACCGAGTTCGACGATTTCGCCCTGCAGTTCGGCCCCGGCTATGGAATCACGCGTCAGGGCTTCCTGCTGCCCATCCAGCAGTAG
- a CDS encoding sigma-54-dependent Fis family transcriptional regulator, producing the protein MKKLSILIVEDGQIQREMLRDFLRKEGHTVAEAETGEKALAEVRASYFDLLLMDYKMPGMNGLQVLQEVKKLNPEIDVIMMTAYGTIETAVEAMKAGAVDYVTKPIDLDELLIHVNRLSERRILLRENEMMRRRLQETGVTADQIVYRSPQMETLVNLAGRIAPSRATVLIRGESGTGKELFARLIHNLSPRQARPLIAVNCGALPETLLESELFGHEKGSFTGATARRIGRFEEADGGTLFLDEIGELTPAVQIKLLRFLQEREFQRVGGNQVLRSDVRIITATNRDLEARVKEGAFREDLYYRLNVVDMYIPPLKERKEDIPALIDHFLRKFAAENAKDIEGISQEARDQLLKYDYPGNVRELINILERAVVIARDSIITVADLPFGDRFSGAAETAGEGRLKESIEELEKQMILKALEEADHHQTRAAGILGISERMLRYKMKKYGLKH; encoded by the coding sequence ATGAAGAAACTCAGCATCCTGATCGTTGAAGACGGGCAGATCCAGAGGGAGATGCTCCGCGACTTCCTGCGCAAGGAAGGCCACACCGTGGCCGAGGCCGAAACGGGCGAGAAGGCCCTTGCGGAGGTCCGCGCGTCGTACTTCGACCTTCTCCTGATGGACTACAAGATGCCCGGCATGAACGGCCTGCAGGTCCTGCAGGAGGTCAAGAAGCTCAACCCGGAAATCGACGTCATCATGATGACGGCCTACGGGACGATCGAGACGGCCGTCGAGGCCATGAAGGCGGGGGCCGTCGACTACGTGACGAAGCCCATCGATCTCGACGAGCTCCTGATCCACGTCAACCGGCTCTCGGAGCGTCGCATCCTGCTGCGGGAAAATGAGATGATGCGCCGGCGCCTCCAGGAGACGGGGGTCACCGCCGATCAGATCGTCTACCGAAGCCCCCAGATGGAGACCCTCGTGAACCTTGCGGGGAGGATCGCCCCGAGCCGGGCCACGGTGCTCATCCGCGGCGAGAGCGGGACGGGAAAGGAACTCTTCGCCCGCCTGATCCACAACCTGAGCCCGCGTCAGGCGCGGCCGCTGATCGCGGTCAACTGCGGCGCCCTCCCCGAGACGCTGCTCGAGAGCGAGCTCTTCGGCCACGAGAAGGGGTCCTTCACCGGGGCGACGGCACGGCGAATCGGCCGCTTCGAGGAAGCCGACGGGGGGACGCTCTTCCTCGACGAGATCGGGGAGCTGACCCCGGCCGTGCAGATCAAGCTGCTGCGTTTCCTCCAGGAGCGGGAGTTCCAGAGGGTCGGCGGAAACCAGGTCCTCCGCTCCGACGTCCGGATCATCACCGCCACGAACCGCGATCTCGAGGCGAGGGTCAAGGAAGGCGCATTCCGCGAGGACCTCTACTACCGGCTCAACGTCGTGGACATGTACATCCCGCCCCTGAAGGAGCGCAAGGAGGACATCCCGGCCCTCATCGACCACTTCCTGAGGAAATTCGCCGCCGAAAACGCGAAAGACATCGAGGGCATCAGCCAGGAGGCCCGCGACCAGCTGCTGAAGTACGACTACCCGGGCAACGTGCGCGAACTCATCAACATCCTCGAGCGGGCCGTGGTCATCGCGCGGGACTCGATCATCACGGTGGCCGATCTGCCTTTCGGGGACCGCTTCTCGGGTGCCGCCGAGACGGCGGGGGAGGGAAGGCTGAAGGAGTCCATCGAGGAGCTGGAGAAGCAGATGATCCTCAAGGCCCTCGAGGAGGCCGACCATCATCAGACGAGGGCGGCGGGCATCCTGGGGATCAGCGAGAGGATGCTGCGGTACAAGATGAAGAAGTACGGCCTGAAACACTGA
- a CDS encoding aspartate aminotransferase family protein, with amino-acid sequence MTVKTNEDHVFYRTPTKYYPTVERGEGVYIYDKEGRQYIDGSGGAAVVNIGHGVKEIEEAMLQQASRIAFTHGTQFTSEAAIGLAERIVRMSPPGLSRVYFLSGGSEAVETAMKMARQYQVDRGLPLKYKVISRWASYHGNTLGALALSGHTGRRRYYQPLMLHTPHIAPCYCYRCPLNLTPERCSVECADELEKAILYEGPDSVSAFIAEPVVGATAGALVPKDGYFQRIREICDKYDVLLISDEVMSGVGRTGRNWALDHWGVVPDLIVAAKGLASGYTPLYVVVAKEEIHRVIKEKNGTFVHGHTYSQNPLSCAIGSAVLDYMQKHDLVAASARKGVYLLEKLQGLRKHAIVGDVRGLGLFAGIEFVKDKKTKEPFDPKLRINVLVGNSAFAKGLISYPGGGGADGIRGDHSLLAPPFIITEAQIDRMVEILDEAIGETEKKVLG; translated from the coding sequence ATGACGGTGAAAACGAACGAGGACCATGTCTTTTACAGGACCCCGACCAAGTACTACCCCACCGTGGAGCGCGGCGAGGGCGTATACATCTACGACAAGGAAGGCAGGCAGTACATCGACGGCTCGGGCGGCGCGGCCGTGGTGAACATCGGCCACGGGGTGAAGGAAATCGAGGAGGCGATGCTGCAGCAGGCCAGCCGCATCGCCTTCACCCACGGCACGCAGTTCACGAGCGAGGCCGCCATCGGCCTCGCCGAGCGGATCGTCAGGATGTCGCCCCCGGGGCTCTCCCGGGTCTACTTCCTCTCGGGCGGCTCCGAGGCGGTGGAGACGGCCATGAAGATGGCGCGGCAGTACCAGGTTGACCGGGGCCTGCCCCTGAAGTACAAGGTCATCTCCCGCTGGGCCAGCTACCACGGCAACACCCTCGGTGCCCTGGCGCTGAGCGGGCACACGGGCAGGCGGCGCTACTACCAGCCGCTCATGCTGCACACCCCCCACATCGCGCCCTGCTACTGCTACCGATGCCCCCTGAACCTCACCCCCGAGCGATGCAGCGTCGAGTGCGCCGACGAGCTCGAGAAGGCCATTCTCTACGAGGGGCCCGATTCCGTGTCGGCGTTCATCGCCGAGCCCGTCGTGGGGGCCACGGCGGGGGCGCTCGTGCCGAAGGACGGCTACTTCCAGCGCATCCGCGAGATCTGCGACAAGTACGACGTGCTGCTCATCTCCGACGAGGTCATGTCGGGCGTGGGCCGGACGGGCCGCAACTGGGCCCTCGACCACTGGGGCGTCGTGCCCGACCTGATCGTGGCCGCCAAGGGGCTTGCCAGCGGCTACACCCCGCTCTACGTCGTCGTCGCCAAGGAGGAGATCCACCGGGTCATCAAGGAGAAAAACGGCACCTTCGTCCACGGCCACACCTACAGCCAGAACCCGCTGTCCTGCGCGATCGGCTCCGCCGTCCTGGATTACATGCAGAAGCACGACCTCGTCGCCGCCTCGGCAAGGAAAGGCGTCTACCTGCTGGAGAAGCTGCAGGGGCTCCGCAAGCATGCCATCGTGGGCGACGTGCGCGGCCTGGGGCTCTTTGCCGGCATCGAGTTCGTGAAGGACAAGAAGACGAAGGAGCCCTTCGACCCGAAGCTTCGGATCAACGTGCTGGTCGGCAACAGCGCCTTCGCCAAGGGCCTCATCTCCTACCCCGGCGGGGGCGGCGCCGACGGCATCAGGGGCGACCACAGCCTGCTGGCGCCCCCGTTCATCATCACCGAGGCCCAGATCGACAGGATGGTCGAGATCCTGGACGAGGCGATCGGGGAGACGGAGAAGAAGGTGCTCGGGTAA
- a CDS encoding ferritin family protein, producing the protein MSSYQGSDIFQFAIRMEENGEKFYNYAASMTKDPKVYGIFTKLASEEIKHRKLFADMFSKIDTVMPKESYPGEYMAYLQASIDGKVFVMSAAKELADVKDVAAALDFAIGRELDSVLYYSEMKKYVTESAQGLLDQVIDEERKHVVILSEIKKNL; encoded by the coding sequence ATGAGCAGCTACCAGGGAAGCGACATCTTTCAATTCGCCATCCGCATGGAAGAGAACGGCGAAAAGTTTTATAATTATGCAGCATCCATGACCAAGGACCCCAAGGTCTACGGCATATTCACCAAGCTGGCCTCCGAGGAGATCAAGCACCGCAAGCTCTTTGCCGACATGTTCTCCAAGATCGACACGGTCATGCCGAAGGAGAGCTACCCCGGCGAGTACATGGCCTACCTGCAGGCCAGCATCGACGGGAAGGTCTTCGTGATGTCGGCGGCCAAGGAGCTGGCCGACGTCAAGGACGTGGCCGCGGCGCTGGATTTTGCCATTGGACGGGAGCTCGACTCGGTTCTCTATTACTCGGAAATGAAGAAGTACGTGACGGAATCCGCCCAGGGCCTTCTCGATCAGGTCATCGACGAGGAGCGCAAGCACGTCGTGATCCTCTCGGAGATCAAGAAGAACCTGTAA
- a CDS encoding periplasmic heavy metal sensor → MKLRGILPVLFLLICLVPDSQAQVAGRDQRPDPGNAMSREVSLVKELKLTEAQDREMKRIRAHYSNRILKLRSEIIGKSIQYRDLLRDPAASEESIRAKGKEIEAIDTQLIREKIEFEIEMRKILTPEQFQRWHSAADQQPATKKPVR, encoded by the coding sequence ATGAAGCTGAGAGGCATTCTTCCTGTTCTTTTCCTGTTGATCTGCCTCGTCCCGGATAGCCAGGCGCAGGTTGCCGGCCGCGACCAGCGGCCCGATCCCGGGAACGCGATGAGCCGCGAAGTTTCCCTCGTGAAGGAGCTGAAGCTCACGGAGGCCCAGGACAGGGAGATGAAACGGATCCGGGCGCACTACTCGAACCGGATCCTGAAGCTGCGCAGCGAGATCATTGGAAAGAGCATCCAGTACCGCGATCTCCTGCGCGACCCTGCCGCCTCCGAGGAAAGCATCCGGGCCAAGGGAAAGGAGATCGAGGCCATCGACACCCAGCTGATCCGCGAAAAGATCGAATTCGAGATCGAGATGAGAAAGATCCTGACACCCGAGCAGTTCCAGCGCTGGCACTCCGCCGCGGACCAGCAACCGGCGACGAAGAAGCCCGTTCGATGA
- a CDS encoding PilT/PilU family type 4a pilus ATPase — protein sequence MKKFSGVIAAAVREGVSDIHITGAHPVVFRKNGQIQQDRSIKWSHAEVDGLVRKLLTPRQMQILRREWSVDLAVTIQNVRLRLNVFSATRGLSLAIRLLPGVIPTIQRLNLHPSLQQIAELRAGLVLICGATGTGKSTTIAAIIDEINRSRAAHIVTLEDPIEYRFVSKQSFVEQRELGTHMPSFEKGLTDVLRQDPDVIVVGELREPEVMRLTLNAAESGHLVIASLHATNAEDALYRMFNSFPVEAQEEIRFQVASTLAWIVVQQLIFHERHGFRVPLLSILRGNNTVRGMIRENKLPQIESAIQTGKADGMFSMERYLKDYLSAKDSFYPPAENFKPSEETSREVIYHSPLLEAEPEPAASKPKKAPFEDKSVIFLHPDEAAEKHFLIDEKATVDELIAQIRDSGKFKE from the coding sequence ATGAAGAAGTTCAGCGGCGTCATCGCCGCAGCCGTCCGTGAGGGGGTTTCGGACATTCACATCACGGGCGCCCACCCGGTGGTGTTCCGCAAGAACGGCCAGATCCAGCAGGACCGCTCCATCAAGTGGAGCCATGCCGAGGTGGACGGGCTGGTCCGGAAGCTTCTCACGCCGCGGCAGATGCAGATCCTGCGCAGGGAGTGGTCCGTCGATCTCGCGGTCACCATCCAGAACGTGCGGCTGAGGCTCAACGTCTTCAGCGCGACGCGCGGGTTGAGCCTCGCCATCCGCCTGCTCCCGGGCGTCATCCCGACGATCCAGCGCCTCAACCTGCACCCTTCCCTGCAGCAGATCGCCGAGCTGCGTGCCGGGCTCGTCCTCATCTGCGGGGCCACGGGCACAGGCAAGTCGACGACGATCGCCGCCATCATCGACGAGATCAACCGCAGCCGGGCCGCCCACATCGTCACCCTCGAGGACCCCATCGAGTACCGGTTCGTCTCGAAACAGTCCTTCGTCGAGCAACGCGAACTGGGCACGCACATGCCCTCCTTCGAAAAGGGGCTCACGGACGTCCTGCGGCAGGACCCGGATGTGATCGTCGTCGGGGAGCTGAGAGAGCCTGAGGTCATGCGGCTGACCCTCAACGCGGCCGAATCGGGCCATCTCGTAATCGCGTCGCTGCACGCCACCAACGCGGAGGACGCCCTGTACCGGATGTTCAACTCCTTCCCCGTCGAGGCCCAGGAGGAGATCCGCTTCCAGGTTGCGTCCACGCTCGCCTGGATCGTGGTCCAGCAGCTCATCTTCCACGAGCGGCACGGGTTCCGGGTCCCTCTGCTCTCCATCCTGCGGGGCAACAACACGGTCCGGGGCATGATCCGGGAGAACAAGCTGCCGCAGATCGAAAGCGCCATCCAGACCGGGAAGGCCGACGGCATGTTCTCGATGGAGAGGTACCTGAAGGACTACCTGAGCGCGAAAGACTCCTTTTACCCGCCGGCCGAGAATTTCAAGCCTTCGGAGGAGACGTCCCGTGAGGTGATCTATCACTCACCGCTGCTCGAGGCGGAACCCGAACCGGCGGCGTCGAAACCGAAGAAGGCCCCCTTCGAAGACAAGTCCGTCATATTCCTCCACCCCGACGAGGCGGCGGAGAAGCACTTCTTGATCGACGAGAAGGCAACCGTCGACGAGCTGATCGCCCAGATCAGGGACTCGGGGAAGTTCAAAGAGTGA
- a CDS encoding PilT/PilU family type 4a pilus ATPase: protein MNKFSKVIATAVQEGCSDVHMTGGHPVVYRKNGQIHFDTSGRWTHGEIDGIVKKILTARQLQTLRSRWSVDMAMTIRNIRIRVNIFNTTRGLSIAIRLLPGTVPTIEKLNLHPSLKQIADLRAGLVLICGATGSGKSTTIAALVDEINRNRAAHIVTLEDPVEYRYVSRKSFIEQRELGAHMPSFEQGLIDVLREDPDVIVVGELREPEVMRLTLNAAESGHLVIATLHATHAEDALYRLCNSFPLEAQEEIRHQVASTLQWLVVQHLVIKEDVGFRVPVLSILRGNQSVKGILRENKFPQIESVIQMGKSDGMFTTERYVREYLAKVSTFASPQDIFKPSAESSQEEVYHSPLIEGEPAGPRPTAPPRKPEQPRGASAYGSQAYLDFGAGIGGHELHNGIGPELARGQSPPRAGGNGERAVSAISRDGAFDHLYSQSIDEGEKGGSHLIIDEKASIDELIAQISNFGRPKA, encoded by the coding sequence ATGAATAAGTTCAGCAAGGTCATCGCGACGGCCGTCCAGGAGGGCTGTTCCGATGTCCACATGACCGGGGGGCATCCGGTCGTCTACCGCAAGAACGGCCAGATCCATTTCGACACCTCCGGCAGGTGGACGCACGGCGAGATCGACGGGATCGTCAAGAAAATCCTCACGGCCAGGCAGCTGCAGACCCTGAGGAGCCGCTGGTCCGTCGACATGGCCATGACGATCCGGAACATCCGGATCCGGGTCAACATTTTCAACACGACGCGCGGTCTCAGCATCGCCATCCGTCTTCTCCCCGGGACCGTGCCGACCATCGAAAAGCTCAACCTCCACCCCTCGCTGAAACAGATCGCCGATCTTCGCGCCGGCCTGGTCCTCATCTGCGGCGCCACCGGGTCGGGCAAGTCGACGACGATCGCGGCCCTGGTCGACGAGATCAACCGCAACCGGGCCGCGCACATCGTCACCCTCGAGGACCCCGTTGAGTACCGCTACGTCTCGAGGAAGTCCTTCATCGAGCAGCGGGAGCTCGGCGCCCACATGCCGTCCTTCGAGCAGGGGCTCATCGACGTGCTGCGGGAGGACCCCGACGTCATCGTCGTGGGGGAATTGAGGGAGCCGGAGGTTATGCGGCTGACCCTCAACGCCGCCGAATCGGGGCACCTGGTCATTGCGACTCTCCACGCCACCCATGCGGAAGATGCCCTGTACCGGCTGTGCAACTCCTTCCCCCTCGAGGCCCAGGAGGAGATCCGCCACCAGGTCGCATCCACGCTGCAGTGGCTCGTGGTCCAGCATCTCGTCATCAAGGAAGACGTCGGGTTCCGCGTGCCCGTCCTTTCGATCCTCCGCGGCAACCAGTCCGTGAAGGGGATCCTCCGGGAGAACAAGTTCCCCCAGATCGAGAGCGTCATCCAGATGGGCAAAAGCGACGGCATGTTCACGACCGAGCGCTACGTCCGGGAATACCTGGCCAAGGTCAGCACGTTCGCATCACCCCAGGACATCTTCAAGCCCTCGGCGGAATCGTCCCAGGAAGAGGTGTACCACTCTCCCCTCATCGAGGGCGAACCCGCAGGGCCGCGCCCGACCGCACCGCCCCGAAAGCCGGAGCAGCCTCGTGGCGCATCCGCTTACGGCTCCCAGGCCTACCTGGATTTCGGCGCAGGGATCGGCGGGCATGAACTGCACAACGGTATCGGTCCCGAGCTGGCCCGCGGGCAGTCCCCGCCGCGGGCGGGGGGGAACGGGGAAAGGGCCGTGTCGGCCATCTCCCGGGACGGGGCTTTCGACCACCTCTACAGCCAGTCCATCGACGAGGGCGAAAAGGGCGGCTCCCACCTGATCATCGACGAGAAGGCCTCCATCGACGAGCTGATCGCGCAGATCAGCAACTTCGGAAGGCCCAAGGCCTAG
- a CDS encoding 3-keto-5-aminohexanoate cleavage protein, with the protein MEKVIITAAITGSRMMRDIAPYIPITPDEIAQSAIEAWQAGASIAHIHVRDPETGLGSQDINLFRRVVDRIREKTDLILSLTTSGIPGRNLPTAERLAPLQLKPELASYDAGSINLGGKAFINDPAFLDEAARMMKEAGVKPEIEIFDLGMMVTALRLRDEGKIDEPMHFQFCLGTPWGAPATLKSFLHLYEHMPKNATWSIFGVGRGFLPMAMMGLVMGGHIRVGMEDNIYVNPGVLAKTNAELVERVAVICRAYGREIATPAEARKILGFTK; encoded by the coding sequence ATGGAAAAAGTCATCATCACCGCAGCCATCACCGGAAGCCGCATGATGCGGGACATCGCCCCGTACATCCCCATCACCCCCGACGAGATCGCCCAGTCGGCCATCGAGGCCTGGCAGGCCGGCGCGTCGATTGCCCACATCCACGTCCGCGACCCGGAGACGGGCCTTGGCAGCCAGGACATCAACCTCTTCCGCCGCGTCGTGGACCGGATCCGGGAGAAGACGGATCTCATCCTCAGCCTCACCACGAGCGGCATCCCCGGCCGGAACCTGCCGACGGCGGAGCGGCTCGCGCCGCTGCAGCTCAAGCCGGAGCTTGCCTCCTACGACGCAGGCTCGATCAACCTCGGCGGCAAGGCCTTCATCAACGACCCGGCCTTCCTCGACGAGGCGGCGAGGATGATGAAGGAGGCCGGGGTGAAGCCCGAGATCGAGATCTTCGACCTGGGCATGATGGTGACGGCCCTGCGACTGAGGGACGAGGGGAAAATCGACGAGCCGATGCACTTCCAGTTCTGCCTCGGGACCCCCTGGGGGGCGCCGGCCACGCTGAAGTCGTTCCTGCACCTCTACGAGCACATGCCCAAGAATGCCACGTGGTCCATCTTCGGCGTCGGGCGGGGCTTCCTGCCCATGGCCATGATGGGGCTGGTCATGGGAGGGCACATCCGGGTGGGCATGGAGGACAACATCTACGTCAACCCCGGCGTGCTCGCGAAGACGAATGCCGAGCTCGTGGAGCGGGTCGCCGTGATCTGCCGGGCCTACGGGCGCGAGATCGCCACGCCCGCGGAGGCGAGGAAGATCCTGGGTTTCACGAAATAG